The following coding sequences lie in one Mucilaginibacter sp. KACC 22773 genomic window:
- a CDS encoding phosphatase PAP2 family protein, protein MRQIFRTSFLIFILLQAFFTLKINTATAQLRTPPFDDAILINLQEHRTPAQTGFFLFMSNHLEYGNIGVPAGLLVGGIIGNNKEMRQNALYVASSTAISAGLTQLIKMLVKRPRPFIQNISITPVYRPGNYSFPSGHSSSSFATATALSAAYPKWYVIVPAYLWAGSTAYSRMYLGVHYPTDVATGAGLGAASALPMLFLKK, encoded by the coding sequence ATGAGGCAAATTTTCCGGACAAGTTTTTTGATATTCATTCTATTACAGGCTTTTTTTACGCTTAAGATTAACACCGCCACCGCACAGTTACGCACTCCACCATTTGATGATGCCATCCTGATAAATTTACAGGAACACCGCACTCCGGCCCAAACCGGTTTTTTCCTGTTTATGAGCAATCACCTGGAATATGGCAATATTGGCGTACCTGCGGGCCTGCTGGTTGGCGGTATCATCGGTAATAATAAGGAGATGCGGCAAAATGCCCTGTACGTAGCCAGCAGCACAGCCATCTCTGCCGGGTTAACCCAACTGATCAAAATGCTGGTAAAGCGCCCGCGGCCATTTATCCAGAACATCAGTATCACGCCTGTTTACCGCCCCGGAAACTACTCTTTTCCATCGGGGCATAGTTCATCATCATTTGCCACAGCAACGGCTTTATCTGCCGCTTATCCAAAATGGTATGTGATAGTTCCCGCGTATCTATGGGCGGGCTCAACCGCGTATTCAAGGATGTACCTGGGGGTACATTACCCTACAGATGTAGCAACGGGTGCGGGACTGGGAGCTGCGAGCGCGTTGCCGATGTTGTTTTTGAAGAAGTGA
- a CDS encoding Sec-independent protein translocase subunit TatA/TatB has translation MGLGAPEIILIIIAVLLLFGGKKIPELMRGMGQGLKAFNDGKTEKDAAIKE, from the coding sequence ATGGGATTAGGAGCACCTGAAATAATACTCATCATTATTGCAGTATTGTTATTGTTTGGCGGCAAAAAAATCCCTGAGCTGATGCGCGGCATGGGCCAGGGCTTAAAGGCATTTAACGATGGTAAAACCGAAAAAGACGCAGCCATTAAAGAATAA
- a CDS encoding endonuclease MutS2: MLYPLNSVDKLGFTEVKELIKAHCLSEMGQQMVDKIQVMSNYDQIAKFLSQANEFKNILVNDAALPIHHFFDIKSLANKARIEGVFLSEEEFYQVQASLQTVFAVIAYFSEREGLYPNLEALFEHLPIEKAILKKIDAVIDPKGKIRPNASRELQEITSGIAKAEQEARKKIDQIFKNASSSGWTADGSLTVRDGRLCIPLLAENKRKLKGFIHDESASGQTVYMEPEEVFTLNNRVRDLEFERRREIVKILTALTTELRPYAPLLLSYHSLLTKLDFVRAKALFAIDIEGEMPQVVNEPKLKLFNARHPLLFLNFKKEQKTVVPLNVQIDEGTRIIVVSGPNAGGKSVCMKTVGLLQMMVQAGLLIPAAEASVIGVFKQMFVDIGDDQSIESDLSTYSAHLSKMKNFVEQANGKTLILIDEFGTGTDPQFGGPIAEAVLESLNHKKVRGMVTTHYSNLKIFASNTEGIENASMLFNNVEMKPLYRLEVGKPGSSYAFEIAQKIGLPPSVLNLARNKISEGQKKVDTLLVDLEREKREISEAKQKLDKQQRKVNELQAENEKLKSYLDENKKVLIREAKDQAKNIILNANKLVENTISEIKSSNADKEKTRTLRENLNIELKKNTVKVEPVKQSPAASAEEELKPGDWVKLTDSETTGQVIEIIRDNVVIAIGDLRTVAKKKKVERVSKSSVPKEVRRTMNSHTSDFANFSPEIDVRGQRTEDALHNIEKLFDRALMMGFGNLKIIHGKGDGILRKMIRQYLKKYDQVDRLEDEHADRGGDGITYVYLK; encoded by the coding sequence ATGCTGTACCCATTAAATAGTGTAGATAAGCTTGGGTTTACCGAAGTAAAGGAATTAATAAAAGCTCATTGCCTGAGCGAAATGGGCCAGCAAATGGTTGATAAGATACAGGTGATGAGCAATTACGACCAGATTGCCAAGTTTTTAAGCCAGGCCAACGAGTTCAAAAACATCCTGGTAAACGATGCCGCACTACCCATTCATCATTTTTTTGATATTAAATCCCTGGCCAATAAAGCCCGTATAGAAGGTGTTTTTTTGAGCGAGGAAGAATTTTACCAGGTGCAGGCCTCCCTGCAAACCGTATTTGCCGTTATCGCTTACTTTAGCGAACGGGAAGGCCTTTACCCCAACCTGGAGGCGCTTTTTGAGCACCTGCCTATTGAGAAAGCCATCCTGAAAAAGATTGACGCGGTTATTGACCCTAAAGGAAAAATACGCCCCAATGCATCGCGCGAGTTACAGGAAATAACATCGGGCATAGCCAAAGCCGAGCAGGAAGCCCGCAAAAAGATTGACCAGATATTTAAAAATGCGTCATCAAGCGGCTGGACGGCCGATGGATCGCTCACGGTACGCGATGGCAGGTTGTGTATCCCGCTGCTGGCCGAAAACAAGCGTAAGCTAAAAGGTTTTATCCACGACGAATCGGCCTCGGGCCAAACCGTTTATATGGAACCCGAAGAGGTTTTTACCCTCAACAACCGTGTACGCGACCTGGAATTTGAACGCCGCCGTGAGATTGTAAAAATTCTGACGGCTTTAACAACCGAGTTAAGGCCTTATGCGCCGCTTTTGCTATCATACCACAGCCTGTTAACCAAGCTTGATTTTGTACGCGCTAAGGCCCTGTTTGCCATTGATATCGAAGGCGAAATGCCCCAGGTGGTGAACGAGCCGAAACTAAAATTATTTAATGCCCGTCACCCGCTGCTGTTCCTGAATTTTAAAAAAGAGCAAAAAACGGTGGTGCCTTTAAACGTACAGATTGATGAAGGTACACGCATTATTGTAGTATCGGGCCCTAATGCGGGCGGTAAATCTGTTTGTATGAAAACGGTTGGACTGCTGCAAATGATGGTTCAGGCGGGCTTGCTGATACCGGCTGCCGAAGCCAGTGTAATAGGTGTGTTTAAGCAGATGTTTGTTGACATAGGTGACGATCAATCCATCGAGAGCGATTTGAGTACCTATAGCGCCCATCTATCCAAAATGAAAAATTTTGTGGAGCAGGCCAATGGTAAAACCCTGATACTGATAGATGAGTTTGGTACCGGTACCGACCCGCAATTTGGCGGGCCCATTGCCGAGGCCGTGCTGGAATCGTTGAACCATAAAAAGGTGAGGGGGATGGTAACCACGCACTACAGCAACCTCAAGATCTTCGCCAGCAACACCGAGGGGATAGAAAACGCATCGATGCTGTTTAATAACGTAGAGATGAAGCCGCTTTACCGGCTGGAAGTTGGCAAGCCCGGCAGCTCGTATGCTTTTGAGATAGCCCAAAAAATAGGCCTGCCGCCAAGTGTACTTAACCTTGCCCGCAATAAAATAAGCGAAGGCCAGAAAAAGGTAGACACCCTGTTGGTTGACCTGGAGCGCGAAAAACGCGAGATATCTGAAGCCAAACAAAAGCTGGACAAGCAGCAGCGTAAGGTGAACGAGTTACAGGCCGAGAACGAAAAGCTGAAAAGTTACCTGGACGAAAATAAAAAAGTACTGATACGCGAGGCTAAAGACCAGGCCAAAAATATTATCCTGAACGCCAATAAGCTGGTGGAAAACACCATATCTGAAATTAAAAGCAGCAACGCCGATAAGGAGAAAACCCGCACCCTGCGCGAAAACCTGAATATTGAGCTTAAAAAGAACACAGTAAAAGTTGAGCCGGTAAAACAAAGCCCCGCCGCTTCCGCCGAGGAAGAGCTGAAGCCTGGCGACTGGGTAAAATTAACCGATTCTGAAACTACCGGGCAGGTGATAGAGATCATTCGTGATAACGTGGTAATTGCCATTGGCGATTTACGCACGGTGGCTAAAAAGAAAAAGGTGGAGCGGGTGAGCAAATCGTCGGTGCCTAAAGAGGTAAGGCGTACCATGAACTCGCATACCAGCGATTTTGCTAATTTTAGTCCGGAGATTGACGTACGCGGCCAGCGCACCGAAGATGCGCTGCACAATATCGAAAAACTGTTTGACCGCGCCCTGATGATGGGTTTTGGTAACCTAAAGATCATCCACGGCAAAGGCGATGGCATTTTGCGCAAAATGATACGCCAATACCTCAAAAAATATGACCAGGTTGACAGATTGGAAGATGAGCATGCTGACAGGGGTGGGGACGGGATAACTTATGTATATTTGAAATAA
- a CDS encoding dioxygenase family protein — MERKNFLKSLMIGAVSTSVLVEACKKDSVTTTTSSTSGTTSSSSSSSGSSSSSGTCSVIETETEGPYPTHSPASYVRSDITGDRTGYKMTVNITVNNSNNSCNALSGALVDIWHCDAEGNYSEYGGSGSQATNYTSVHFLRGRQTTDANGLVSFTSIFPGWYTGRATHIHVHIYNSAGTSLKVTQIAFPEGTGTALATVAGYSKGMSGYTYNATDGVFSDGDTLELATITGSKTAGFVLSISMSVPA; from the coding sequence ATGGAACGTAAAAATTTCTTAAAAAGCCTGATGATAGGCGCAGTGTCAACATCGGTATTGGTTGAAGCCTGCAAAAAAGATTCAGTAACCACTACTACAAGCAGTACATCAGGCACCACTTCTTCGTCGAGTAGTTCTTCCGGGTCAAGTTCCAGCTCAGGCACCTGCAGCGTTATCGAAACCGAAACAGAGGGGCCTTATCCAACCCATTCACCGGCATCATATGTGCGCAGCGATATTACCGGCGACCGTACCGGTTATAAAATGACTGTTAATATTACCGTTAACAACAGCAATAACAGTTGTAATGCCTTATCGGGCGCGCTGGTTGATATCTGGCATTGCGATGCCGAGGGCAATTATTCGGAGTATGGCGGCAGTGGCTCACAAGCTACCAATTACACTTCGGTACATTTTTTACGTGGCAGGCAAACTACCGATGCCAACGGCCTGGTTAGTTTTACCTCTATTTTCCCCGGTTGGTACACCGGCCGTGCAACGCACATTCATGTGCATATATATAATTCGGCAGGTACATCACTAAAGGTTACACAAATAGCTTTTCCTGAAGGTACGGGAACTGCATTGGCTACTGTGGCAGGATACAGTAAGGGAATGAGCGGTTATACCTATAACGCTACCGACGGCGTGTTCAGCGATGGTGATACACTGGAACTGGCTACCATTACCGGCAGTAAAACAGCCGGCTTTGTACTATCAATCAGCATGAGCGTACCTGCTTAA
- a CDS encoding GNAT family N-acetyltransferase — MRVATVEDCPRLLELVHELALFERAPEEVTVTLDEFIDAGFGAKPVWKAYVAEVDGLIVGFALYYIRYSTWKGCRLYLEDLIVTEAYRGQKIGKLLIERLIVEAKELGFSGMVWQVLDWNEPAINFYKKYEANIEAGWLNVSLSKEQLERY; from the coding sequence TTGCGTGTTGCCACCGTTGAAGATTGCCCGCGACTGTTGGAACTGGTGCATGAGCTGGCACTGTTTGAACGGGCGCCGGAGGAAGTAACCGTTACTTTAGATGAATTTATTGATGCCGGTTTTGGCGCCAAACCTGTTTGGAAGGCTTACGTGGCCGAAGTTGACGGGTTGATAGTGGGTTTCGCGCTTTATTATATCCGCTACTCAACCTGGAAAGGCTGTCGCTTGTACCTTGAAGATTTAATTGTTACCGAGGCATATCGCGGCCAAAAAATTGGCAAGCTTTTGATTGAAAGGTTAATTGTGGAAGCCAAAGAACTTGGCTTTAGCGGCATGGTTTGGCAAGTGCTTGACTGGAACGAACCGGCTATTAACTTTTACAAAAAATACGAGGCTAATATAGAGGCGGGATGGCTTAATGTATCGTTGTCGAAAGAGCAGTTGGAGAGGTATTAA
- a CDS encoding pirin family protein, protein MEKTSPGQIHLADQRVITENNTFRRCSTFNYDGHFNEHRKAFGPLRVFNDEILAAGKSITIQVQHACYFVAVPVTGALLVEDAEGKSTVVDVGEVYINYANSGDILTLNNPYPNDWVNFLQLQIDADTEVFPFFKQTFCFDFVGRQNELISIIPTLFRLPFNLHIGRFDGRADALYQLKTPGSLFYAFVIAGAFELQGRLMHERDGLALWGLQEADMEALSNSAVMLVLEMEG, encoded by the coding sequence ATGGAAAAGACCTCACCCGGGCAGATTCACCTTGCTGATCAGCGGGTAATTACCGAAAATAATACCTTCAGGCGGTGCAGCACTTTTAATTACGACGGGCATTTTAATGAGCACCGTAAGGCTTTTGGCCCCCTGCGTGTATTTAACGACGAGATTTTGGCTGCCGGTAAATCAATTACCATACAGGTACAACATGCCTGCTATTTTGTAGCGGTGCCGGTAACCGGCGCCCTGCTTGTTGAGGATGCCGAAGGGAAAAGTACGGTAGTTGATGTAGGCGAGGTATATATTAATTACGCAAACAGCGGCGATATTTTAACTTTAAATAACCCATACCCAAATGATTGGGTTAACTTTTTACAGCTGCAGATAGATGCTGATACAGAAGTGTTCCCGTTTTTTAAGCAAACCTTTTGCTTTGATTTTGTGGGCAGGCAAAATGAATTGATAAGTATTATTCCCACTTTATTCAGGCTGCCTTTTAACCTGCACATAGGTCGGTTTGATGGACGTGCCGATGCCCTTTATCAGTTGAAAACACCCGGTTCGCTGTTTTATGCATTTGTAATTGCAGGCGCCTTTGAGCTGCAAGGCCGCCTGATGCACGAACGCGACGGCCTTGCTTTGTGGGGCCTGCAAGAAGCTGATATGGAGGCTTTAAGTAATAGCGCCGTGATGCTGGTTTTGGAAATGGAGGGATAA
- a CDS encoding YggS family pyridoxal phosphate-dependent enzyme, whose product MSIADNIKSLKKETEADKVILLAVSKTKPAAVLQEAYDAGQRLFGENQVQELVEKYEQLPKDIEWHLIGHLQTNKVKYIASFVSMIQSVDSVKLLQEINKHAQKVDRVIDCLLQIYIADEETKFGLGFDEAIELLRSDEFAACKNVRIRGLMGIATNTDNEKQVKEEYYELKTFFDGIKVSYFRKDDSFNILSMGMSADYKIAIEQGSNMVRLGSTIFGTRVVKHWKNN is encoded by the coding sequence ATGAGCATTGCAGATAATATCAAAAGCTTAAAAAAAGAAACGGAGGCCGACAAGGTAATATTGTTAGCCGTATCAAAAACAAAACCCGCTGCCGTATTGCAGGAAGCATATGATGCCGGGCAGCGTTTATTTGGCGAAAACCAGGTACAGGAACTGGTTGAAAAATACGAGCAATTGCCCAAGGATATTGAATGGCACCTGATTGGCCACCTGCAAACCAATAAGGTAAAATACATAGCATCTTTTGTAAGCATGATACAATCTGTTGATAGCGTAAAGCTGCTACAGGAAATAAACAAGCATGCCCAAAAAGTCGACAGGGTAATTGATTGCCTGCTGCAAATTTATATTGCCGACGAGGAAACAAAATTCGGGCTGGGTTTTGATGAGGCGATAGAGCTATTACGATCTGATGAATTTGCAGCTTGTAAAAACGTTCGCATACGCGGGTTAATGGGCATTGCCACTAATACCGATAACGAAAAGCAGGTAAAAGAGGAATATTACGAACTGAAGACCTTTTTTGACGGAATAAAAGTGAGCTATTTCAGAAAAGATGATAGTTTTAACATTTTATCGATGGGCATGTCGGCCGACTATAAAATAGCCATTGAGCAAGGCAGCAACATGGTACGCCTGGGCAGCACTATTTTTGGCACCAGGGTGGTGAAGCATTGGAAGAATAATTAG
- a CDS encoding RsiV family protein: MKTVSRLCFILAGFAFASCQWSVKPKEDKVVFKDTLRYSTDGLTTFPATLPGQPVNHKDTVVKARYVVFEGQPRLNDSVMQKLSGIFTNGNADIKYLHNASKFLLAYADYLKKHPKWTVSAYAKVLMQDSSITTLEVGGYTYQGGAHGSSGTYFINWNTKANKSITLNDLFIDGYADKLKAIAEGIFRKEEKLSDTASLARDYFFKDNRFALNDNFSVTPIGLKFIYNQYEIKPYAAGITELFIPYSQIKTLLRPNSVVGKFIK, translated from the coding sequence ATGAAAACCGTCAGCAGGCTTTGTTTTATTTTAGCCGGATTTGCGTTTGCATCCTGCCAATGGAGTGTTAAACCCAAAGAAGATAAGGTGGTTTTTAAAGATACACTTCGTTATTCAACGGACGGCCTTACTACGTTTCCGGCCACGCTCCCAGGACAGCCAGTAAATCATAAGGACACCGTTGTAAAAGCAAGATATGTGGTTTTTGAAGGGCAACCAAGGCTTAATGATTCGGTTATGCAGAAGTTATCGGGCATTTTTACCAATGGCAATGCCGATATTAAATACCTGCACAACGCATCCAAATTTTTACTGGCTTATGCAGATTATTTAAAAAAGCATCCTAAGTGGACGGTAAGCGCCTATGCCAAAGTACTGATGCAGGATTCCAGCATAACCACCCTCGAAGTTGGTGGTTATACCTACCAGGGCGGCGCACACGGATCATCGGGAACATATTTTATCAACTGGAATACCAAAGCCAACAAAAGCATCACCTTAAATGATCTTTTTATTGACGGTTATGCCGATAAACTAAAGGCCATTGCCGAGGGGATTTTCCGTAAGGAGGAAAAGCTAAGTGATACAGCATCCCTGGCCCGCGACTATTTTTTTAAGGACAATAGATTCGCGCTGAACGATAATTTTTCGGTTACACCCATAGGGCTCAAATTCATCTATAACCAATATGAAATTAAGCCTTATGCTGCCGGGATAACCGAGTTATTTATCCCCTATTCACAAATTAAAACATTGCTCCGGCCAAATTCGGTTGTGGGTAAATTCATTAAATAA
- a CDS encoding DUF4296 domain-containing protein produces MTGLLIQIHLIDGSLYNGLQGGDSLYKYGMGKYLAAFKKFNTDSAQFRKSMQYYASEPDKLFKIYDSVEVRIKTMSDSVNLAQNKQRMANQKADSLKADSVRKAMLRPKTAAQKADSVKQAKIRESVMARKADSLKNDLAKQAKIKRAMNSKIDSAKKLKHRKKLNAVPIK; encoded by the coding sequence ATGACTGGCTTATTGATACAGATACACCTCATAGACGGTTCGTTATATAACGGTTTGCAGGGGGGCGATAGCCTGTACAAATATGGCATGGGCAAATATTTAGCAGCCTTTAAAAAATTCAATACCGATTCGGCCCAGTTCAGGAAAAGCATGCAGTACTACGCCAGCGAACCCGATAAGCTGTTTAAAATATATGACTCTGTTGAGGTTAGGATAAAAACCATGTCGGATTCTGTTAACCTGGCTCAAAACAAACAGCGAATGGCTAATCAAAAAGCCGATTCGTTGAAGGCCGATTCGGTAAGAAAAGCGATGCTTAGACCGAAAACTGCTGCCCAAAAAGCCGATTCGGTTAAGCAGGCAAAAATCAGGGAAAGCGTGATGGCGCGGAAGGCCGATTCGCTAAAGAACGATTTAGCTAAACAAGCAAAAATCAAAAGAGCGATGAATTCAAAAATCGACTCGGCAAAAAAATTAAAACATAGAAAAAAACTTAATGCTGTACCCATTAAATAG
- a CDS encoding VOC family protein yields MGLKTITPMLYTRQVRETVDYYISNLGFTCVGYDERWGWATVSRDDIEIMFALPSEHEPFGMPKFTGSLYIRTDKVDELWKELKEQAIICYPIETFDFGMREFAIYDYNGYLLQFGTPVD; encoded by the coding sequence ATGGGCCTAAAAACTATCACTCCAATGTTATACACCCGGCAGGTACGGGAAACGGTAGATTATTACATTAGTAACCTGGGCTTTACATGTGTTGGATATGATGAGCGCTGGGGTTGGGCAACGGTTAGTCGCGATGATATCGAAATTATGTTTGCGCTACCCAGTGAGCATGAGCCCTTCGGGATGCCCAAGTTTACCGGGTCGTTGTACATCCGTACGGATAAAGTTGATGAGCTGTGGAAGGAACTGAAAGAACAGGCCATCATTTGTTACCCCATTGAAACTTTTGATTTTGGCATGCGCGAATTTGCCATTTACGATTACAACGGGTACCTGTTGCAATTTGGTACTCCGGTTGATTAG
- a CDS encoding aspartate kinase, protein MLVFKFGGASVKDADGIINLASVVKQYDGQQLLIVVSAMGKTTNALEKLTKAYVDQTEDMHSIFDSIKQYHFDILHELFDANDPVFDDVANTFVEIDWAIEDEPHDSYDFIYDQVVSIGELVSTRIVSAYLNKAGIKSQWLDVRGYIHTDNSYREGIVQWDKTRASISKDIPAMLQKGVVVTQGFLGGTSENFTTTLGREGSDYTASIFASCLDAESVTTWKDVPGILNADPKYFADTVKFDELSYTEAIEMTYYGASVIHPKTIKPLQNAKIPLLVKPFTHPDAPGTVIKEDGFNKFEKPVIILKQNQVLLSISPIDYSFISEDHLSGIFGLFAQNQVKVNVMQTSALSFTVCFDFYEERFEKLLRNLKQEFKVKYNSGLTLITTRHYDEDSLKELTAGKTILLEQISRNTAQMVVR, encoded by the coding sequence ATGCTTGTATTTAAATTCGGAGGGGCATCAGTTAAGGATGCCGATGGTATTATCAATTTAGCCAGTGTTGTAAAGCAATACGATGGCCAACAATTACTCATCGTGGTATCGGCCATGGGCAAAACCACCAACGCGCTGGAGAAGCTCACCAAGGCTTATGTAGATCAAACCGAGGATATGCATAGCATCTTCGACAGCATCAAACAATATCACTTTGATATTTTGCATGAGTTGTTTGATGCCAACGATCCTGTTTTTGATGATGTTGCCAATACTTTTGTGGAAATTGACTGGGCCATTGAAGATGAGCCGCACGATAGCTACGATTTTATTTACGACCAGGTGGTATCTATTGGCGAATTGGTATCAACCCGCATTGTATCTGCTTACCTTAACAAAGCCGGTATAAAAAGCCAATGGCTTGATGTGCGTGGCTATATCCACACCGATAACAGCTACCGCGAGGGCATTGTACAATGGGATAAAACGCGGGCAAGCATCAGCAAGGATATCCCTGCCATGCTGCAAAAGGGCGTTGTGGTAACCCAGGGTTTTTTGGGTGGCACATCTGAAAACTTTACTACTACTTTGGGGCGCGAAGGGTCTGATTACACCGCATCCATTTTCGCCTCCTGTTTGGATGCCGAATCGGTTACAACCTGGAAAGATGTTCCCGGTATCCTGAATGCCGACCCCAAATATTTCGCCGACACGGTAAAATTTGATGAACTATCTTATACCGAAGCTATCGAGATGACCTATTACGGCGCCAGCGTCATCCACCCAAAAACAATAAAACCTTTACAAAACGCCAAAATACCCTTGCTGGTGAAACCCTTCACGCATCCCGATGCTCCCGGCACCGTGATTAAAGAAGATGGCTTCAACAAGTTTGAAAAGCCGGTTATTATCCTGAAACAAAACCAGGTATTACTTTCCATTTCGCCAATTGATTATTCATTTATATCCGAAGATCACCTGAGCGGCATTTTTGGCTTGTTTGCCCAAAACCAGGTAAAGGTAAACGTAATGCAAACCTCGGCCCTTAGTTTTACGGTTTGTTTTGATTTTTATGAAGAGCGTTTTGAAAAACTGCTGCGTAATCTTAAGCAGGAATTTAAAGTAAAATACAATAGTGGCTTAACGCTGATTACCACCAGGCATTATGATGAAGATTCGCTAAAAGAATTAACTGCAGGCAAAACGATCTTACTGGAACAAATCAGCAGGAATACGGCGCAAATGGTGGTGCGGTAA
- a CDS encoding IPT/TIG domain-containing protein translates to MTFSLAKLKPAYLFLFFLSLVIVSCSKKGSDPAPPVDNTPKVTALSVTTGIYNTEVIITGNNFSSTAANNQVFFNGKAATITAATATKLTVKVPLAAGTGPVSVKVSGSTEVTGPTFTYQQSWVVSTFAGTGAKSYKDGTITTAEFNFPTGLAFDGSGNLFVSEEGNDDIRKITPDGIVSTIAGNRTEGHDNGNGTAASFWNPEGLTVDNAGNIYVADYANNIIRKIDPSKNVTTFAGQRAIGFKNGQGIAASFAGPTDIKIDASGFLYVSDLTNEAIRKITPDGLVSTYADIKAPINSNTFNFPSGIAFDTQNNLYVTTFSFKVQKITPGGVISTLAGSGVRGTTDGPAGSASFYETFLAATDKDGNVYVTDSNLIRKITPDGKVTTLAGIEAQTGATDGSSATATFNHPIGIAVDKNGNIFVADTQNNIIRKMIFE, encoded by the coding sequence ATGACATTCTCTTTAGCAAAACTAAAACCTGCTTATTTATTTCTGTTTTTTCTGTCGCTGGTTATCGTAAGTTGTTCAAAAAAAGGCTCGGATCCGGCTCCGCCTGTTGATAATACTCCAAAAGTTACAGCGCTAAGCGTAACGACTGGCATATATAATACCGAAGTAATTATTACCGGTAACAACTTTAGTTCCACAGCAGCAAACAATCAAGTATTTTTTAACGGCAAAGCAGCAACTATAACTGCTGCAACGGCAACAAAGCTTACTGTAAAAGTTCCGTTAGCTGCCGGTACAGGCCCGGTAAGTGTTAAAGTTAGTGGTAGCACCGAGGTTACCGGCCCCACTTTTACTTATCAGCAATCATGGGTGGTAAGCACTTTTGCAGGCACTGGTGCAAAAAGTTATAAAGATGGCACCATAACAACAGCCGAATTTAATTTCCCAACGGGATTAGCTTTCGACGGATCCGGAAACTTATTTGTTTCTGAAGAAGGAAACGATGATATCAGAAAGATAACACCGGATGGAATTGTAAGTACTATTGCGGGAAACAGAACCGAAGGACATGATAACGGGAACGGGACTGCGGCAAGTTTCTGGAATCCAGAGGGGTTAACTGTTGATAATGCCGGTAATATCTATGTAGCCGATTATGCAAACAATATCATCAGGAAAATAGATCCATCTAAAAATGTCACTACCTTTGCCGGGCAAAGAGCCATCGGCTTTAAAAACGGGCAAGGTATCGCAGCAAGTTTTGCCGGCCCTACAGATATTAAAATAGACGCTTCGGGCTTCCTTTACGTTTCTGATTTAACCAATGAGGCGATCAGGAAAATAACTCCGGACGGTTTGGTAAGTACATACGCAGACATAAAAGCGCCTATCAACAGCAATACATTTAATTTTCCGTCAGGTATCGCGTTTGACACCCAAAATAATCTTTATGTAACAACCTTTAGTTTCAAGGTTCAAAAAATAACCCCGGGAGGTGTTATATCTACTTTGGCCGGCAGCGGTGTGAGGGGAACCACCGATGGCCCTGCTGGCAGTGCGAGCTTTTACGAAACGTTTTTGGCGGCAACAGACAAGGATGGCAATGTTTATGTAACAGATAGCAACTTGATCAGGAAAATTACCCCAGACGGGAAAGTAACTACCCTTGCCGGAATTGAAGCACAGACTGGAGCAACAGATGGCTCGTCAGCTACCGCAACGTTTAACCATCCTATTGGTATCGCGGTTGATAAAAATGGAAATATATTTGTGGCGGACACACAAAATAATATTATCCGCAAAATGATTTTTGAGTAA